The Mus musculus strain C57BL/6J chromosome 2, GRCm38.p6 C57BL/6J genome has a window encoding:
- the Cdan1 gene encoding codanin-1, which produces MAAVLESLLREEVPVAAAVRWIARSTPSSEDSSEVAALSALRPLRKEFVPFLLNFLREQSSRVLPQGPSTPAKTPVASAALPARQGAPARGGRGARSQLFPAAEPLSAAAEAPLARRAGRRRGPGPGPSRERGGRGSGAAEEGASGESPPWAGGRKPKGSGSPGSPRLSLSDPPNLSNLEEFPPVGTVPPGSAGRTKPSRRINPTPVSEERSLSKPKTCFTSPPISCVPSSQPSTLDTSPWGLGLPPGCRSLQEEREMLRKARTKQLQQSPTPASPIPESGSPVPSRTGNLTAEPADPARVSSRQRLELVALIYSSCIAENLVPNLFLELFFVLQLLTARRMVATKDSDLESSQGALDSLDTPLFRSIHDCVFFAVQVLEHQFQVLSYLDKGTLKLLAENERLLCFSPALQGRLRAAYEGSVAKVSLVIPPSAQAVSFQPETDNRANFSSDRAFHTFKKQRDVFYEVLREWEDHHEEPSWDFEKGLGSRIRAMMGQLSAACSHSHFVRLFQKQLLQMCQSPGGAGGSVLGEAPDVLNMLGADKLGRLRQLQERLIAPQSSGGPCPPPTFPGCQGFFRDFIMSASSFHFNQHLMDSLSLKIRELNGLRLPQHEPGDEDGESDMDWQGERRQFAVVLLSLRLLAKFLGFVAFLPYRGHEPPPTRELQDSILALRSQVPPVLDIRALLQQGLWARRAVLTVPWLVEFLSFADHIVPLLDYYRSVFTLLLRLHRSLVLSKENEGEMCFLNKLLLLAVLGWLFQIPTVPEDLFFLEDGQVDAFEVTTTASEHGLDSVPVVDQQLLYTCCPYIGELRKLLASWVSGSSGRSGGFVRKITPTTTSSLGALPLQTSQGLQAQLAEAFFHNQPPSLRRTVEFVAERIGSNCVKHIKATLVADLVHQAESLLQEQLVARGQEGGDPAQLLESLCSQLCPHGAQALTQGREFCQRKSPTAVRALLPEETPAAVLSSAENIAVGLATEKACSWLSANITALIRREVKAAVSRMLRAQGPEPTARVERRGCSRACEHHAPLPSHLISEIKFHHCSLQDVLSLAAGPRDPEEGVSPEHLEQLLNQMGQSLRCRQFLCPTAEQHLAKCSVELASLLVADQIPILGPPTQHRLERGHARRLLHMLLSLWKDDFQGPVPLQLLLSPRNVGLLADTRPREWDLLLFLLRELVEKDLMGHLEIEACLGRLNEAQWPGDFSEELSTLFRLFLAEPHLLEPQLRACELMQPNRGTVLAQS; this is translated from the exons ATGGCGGCCGTTTTAGAGTCGCTGCTGCGCGAAGAGGTGCCGGTCGCAGCCGCCGTGCGGTGGATCGCGCGCAGCACCCCGAGTTCGGAG GATAGCTCCGAGGTGGCCGCTCTGAGCGCACTTCGGCCTCTGCGGAAGGAATTCGTGCCGTTCCTGCTGAACTTCCTGAGGGAGCAGAGCAGCCGGGTCCTCCCGCAGGGCCCCTCAACCCCCGCCAAGACCCCAGTCGCCTCGGCAGCCTTGCCAGCGAGGCAGGGGGCCCCGGCACGGGGTGGCCGTGGGGCGCGCAGCCAGCTTTTCCCTGCAGCCGAGCCCCTCAGCGCCGCCGCCGAGGCACCTCTGGCCCGCCGTGCGGGCCGCAGGCGGGGTCCGGGACCGGGGCCGTCCCGCGAACGAGGCGGTCGGGGCTCCGGGGCCGCGGAGGAGGGGGCGAGTGGCGAGAGCCCGCCTTGGGCCGGAGGCCGGAAGCCTAAGGGCTCAGGCAGCCCTGGCAGCCCCAGACTGTCGCTCTCTGATCCGCCAAACCTCAGCAACTTGGAGGAGTTCCCTCCCGTAGGCACCGTTCCTCCGGGCTCTGCAGG CAGAACGAAGCCTTCTCGAAGGATCAACCCAACTCCGGTGAGCGAAGAGCGGTCACTGTCCAAGCCCAAGACCTGCTTCACCTCACCCCCAATCAGCTGTGTCCCCAGTTCCCAACCCTCAACCCTGGACACTAGCCCTTGGGGCCTTGGCCTTCCCCCAGGGTGCAGAAGTCTGCAAGAGGAGCGGGAGATGCTCAGGAAGGCGCG CACCAAGCAACTCCAGCAGTCACCTACCCCAGCCTCTCCCATCCCAGAATCGGGGTCTCCGGTTCCCAGCAGGACAGGAAACCTCACCGCAGAGCCTGCCGACCCGGCCAGAGTGTCTTCTCGACAGCGCCTGGAGCTGGTAGCCCTTATCTACTCCTCCTGCATTGCTG AGAACCTAGTACCAAACCTTTTCTTGGAGCTTTTCTTCGTCCTTCAGCTCCTTACTGCTCGGAGAATGGTGGCCACCAAGGACAGTGACCTGGAATCAAGTCAGGGTGCCCTAG ATTCCCTGGACACTCCCCTGTTTCGTAGCATCCATGATTGCGTCTTCTTTGCAGTGCAAGTTTTGGAGCATCAGTTTCA GGTTCTCTCCTACCTGGATAAAGGGACCTTAAAGCTGCTGGCTGAGAATGAGCGGCTGCTGTGCTTCTCACCTGCTCTGCAGGGCCGCCTTCGGGCTGCTTATGAAGGCAGTGTTGCCAAG GTCTCCCTCGTGATACCACCCTCTGCTCAGGCTGTCTCCTTCCAGCCAGAAACTGACAATCGTGCCAACTTCTCCAGTGATCGAGCctttcatacttttaaaaaacagaG GGATGTGTTCTATGAGGTACTTCGAGAGTGGGAAGATCATCACGAGGAACCCAGCTGGGATTTTGAGAAGGGCTTGGGTAGCAGGATCAG AGCCATGATGGGTCAACTTTCAGCAGCCTGCAGCCACAGCCACTTTGTCCGCCTTTTCCAAAAACAGCTTCTCCAG ATGTGTCAGAGCCCTGGCGGTGCTGGGGGATCTGTTCTGGGTGAAGCTCCAGATGTATTGAATATGCTAGGAGCTGACAAACTAGGACGGTTGCGGCAGCTCCAAGAACGGCTGATAGCCCCTCAGAGCAGTGGAGGGCCCTGCCCACCCCCCACATTCCCAGGCTGTCAAGGCTTCTTCAGGGATTTCATCATGAGTGCCAGCAG CTTCCATTTTAATCAGCACCTCATGGATAGTTTAAGTTTAAAGATTCGGGAGCTCAATGGCCTTCGCCTGCCTCAGCACGAGCCTGGTGATGAAGATGGGGAGTCAGACATGGACTGGCAG GGTGAACGGAGGCAATTTGCTGTAGTGCTTCTTAGTCTTAGACTTTTGGCTAAATTTCTGGGCTTTGTGGCTTTCCTGCCATACCGGGGACATGAACCACCCCCGACCCGTGAGCTTCAGGACTCTATTCTGGCCCTCAGGAGCCAG GTCCCTCCTGTTCTGGATATACGGGCTTTGCTGCAGCAGGGATTGTGGGCCCGTCGGGCAGTGCTCACTGTGCCCTGGCTGGTAGAATTCCTCTCTTTTGCTGACCACATTGTCCCCTTGCTGGACTATTACCGGAGTGTCTTTACTCTCCTGCTGCGCTTACATCG GAGTTTGGTCTTATCAAAGGAGAATGAAGGAGAGATGTGCTTCCTGAATAAGCTGCTGCTGCTTGCTGTCCTGGGCTGGCTTTTCCAG ATACCTACAGTTCCTGAGGACTTATTCTTTCTAGAAGATGGTCAGGTAGATGCCTTTGAGGTGACTACAACTGCTTCAGAGCATGGTTTG GACAGTGTACCTGTTGTGGACCAGCAGCTGTTATATACCTGTTGCCCCTACATTG GAGAGCTCCGGAAACTGCTTGCTTCCTGGGTTTCAGGAAGCAGTGGGCGGAGTGGAGGCTTTGTGAGGAAAATCACTCCCACTACCACCAGCAGCCTGGGAGCCCTGCCtctccagaccagccaggggcTGCAG GCTCAACTTGCTGAGGCCTTTTTCCACAACCAGCCACCCTCCCTGCGCAGGACTGTAGAATTTGTGGCAGAAAGAATTGGATCAAACTGTGTCAAACACATCAA GGCGACACTGGTAGCAGATTTGGTGCATCAAGCAGAGTCACTTCTTCAGGAGCAGCTGGTGGCACGGGGACAGGAAGGGGGAGATCCAGCACAGCTTTTGGAATCCTTGTGTTCTCAACTCTGCCCCCATGGGGCCCAAGCATTGACCCAGGGGCGGGA gTTCTGCCAAAGGAAGAGCCCCACCGCTGTGCGAGCACTGTTACCAGAGGAGACCCCAGCTGCT GTTCTAAGCAGTGCAGAGAACATTGCTGTGGGGCTTGCGACAGAGAAAGCCTGCTCTTGGTTGTCAGCCAACATCACAG CGCTGATTAGAAGGGAAGTGAAAGCAGCCGTGAGTCGCATGCTACGAGCCCAGGGTCCTGAGCCAACTGCCCGGGTGGAGCGGAGGGGCTGCTCCCGAGCCTGTGAGCAccatgctcccctcccctcccacctcatCTCCGAGATAAAA TTTCATCACTGCTCTCTACAGGATGTGCTCTCCCTGGCGGCCGGGCCTCGGGACCCTGAGGAGGGAGTTTCCCCAGAGCATCTGGAACAGCTTCTAAACCAGATGGGCCAGTCACTGCGATGCCGCCAG TTCCTGTGCCCAACTGCTGAGCAGCATCTGGCCAAGTGCTCTGTAGAGTTGGCTTCCCTTCTAG TTGCAGACCAGATCCCCATCTTAGGGCCCCCAACACAGCACAGGCTGGAGCGAGGACACGCTCGGAGGCTTCTACATATGCTGCTTTCCTTGTGGAAGGATGACTTCCAGGGGCCAGTTCCATTACAGCTTCTACTTAGCCCAAGAAATGTAGGGCTTCTGGCAGATACTAGGCCAAGAGAG TGGGATCTGCTGTTGTTCTTACTCCGGGAGCTGGTAGAAAAGGATCTCATGGGACATCTGGAGATAGAAGCCTGCTTAGGCCGCCTTAATGAGGCCCAGTGGCCAGGG GACTTCTCAGAAGAATTGTCAACACTGTTTCGCTTGTTCCTAGCTGAGCCCCATCTGCTAGAACCCCAGCTAAGAGCTTGTGAACTTATGCAACCAAACCGAGGGACAGTACTGGCCCAAAGCTAG